In Microbacterium binotii, one DNA window encodes the following:
- a CDS encoding Gfo/Idh/MocA family protein, with translation MTGTGPVGVGVIGAGMISDTYLDNLRSFPDVRVLAIGDLDTARAAAQAARHQVSLAGGPEDVLSHPDVEIVVNLTIPAAHAAVSAAAIAAGKHVWSEKPIGIDRASARDLLTAADAAGLRVGVAPDTILGPGLQTARRAVLRGDIGVPLSAHTTMQYIGPDTFHPDPEFLFARGAGPLFDMGPYYVSALVSILGPIDRVMALGSQSRATREIQVGDRAGTAFPVEVPTHVQALTRFEGGAAADSVFSFDAVLARSGVIEINGTEGALVVPDPNTFGGEVRVGRALGGAEPSWETVEPVGIEAGRGLGVLDMARAIRADAAHIATGRLGYHVLDTLVAIDESIDAGVPIVVDSSVEPLPLVPADRDPRQVTL, from the coding sequence ATGACCGGTACCGGGCCCGTCGGCGTCGGCGTCATCGGGGCGGGGATGATCAGCGACACCTACCTCGACAATCTGCGCTCGTTCCCCGACGTCCGCGTCCTCGCCATCGGTGACCTGGACACGGCACGCGCGGCCGCACAGGCGGCGCGGCACCAGGTGTCCCTCGCCGGTGGCCCCGAGGATGTGCTCTCCCACCCCGACGTGGAGATCGTCGTCAACCTCACGATTCCCGCCGCGCACGCCGCGGTCAGCGCGGCCGCGATCGCCGCAGGCAAGCACGTCTGGTCGGAGAAGCCCATCGGGATCGATCGGGCGAGCGCCCGCGACCTGCTCACTGCCGCGGATGCGGCGGGCCTGCGCGTCGGCGTCGCCCCCGACACGATCCTGGGCCCGGGCCTGCAGACGGCGCGACGCGCCGTCCTGCGCGGCGACATCGGGGTCCCGCTGTCGGCTCATACGACCATGCAGTACATCGGTCCCGACACCTTCCACCCCGACCCGGAGTTCCTCTTCGCCCGAGGCGCGGGGCCGCTCTTCGACATGGGCCCGTACTATGTCTCGGCGCTCGTGAGCATCCTCGGCCCGATCGATCGGGTGATGGCGCTGGGCTCCCAGTCACGCGCCACGCGCGAGATCCAGGTCGGCGATCGCGCGGGTACCGCTTTCCCGGTCGAGGTCCCGACGCATGTGCAGGCGCTGACCCGTTTCGAGGGCGGCGCCGCAGCCGACAGCGTCTTTAGCTTCGACGCCGTGCTGGCCCGCAGCGGAGTCATCGAGATCAACGGGACAGAGGGCGCGCTCGTCGTGCCCGACCCGAACACGTTCGGCGGCGAGGTGCGGGTGGGGCGTGCCCTCGGCGGCGCCGAGCCGAGCTGGGAGACCGTGGAGCCCGTCGGCATCGAGGCGGGCCGCGGCCTCGGAGTTCTGGACATGGCGCGGGCGATCCGTGCCGATGCCGCGCACATCGCGACGGGCCGGCTGGGCTATCACGTGCTGGACACCCTCGTGGCGATCGACGAGTCCATCGACGCCGGCGTTCCCATCGTGGTCGACAGCTCCGTGGAGCCGTTGCCGCTCGTGCCCGCGGACCGCGACCCGCGGCAGGTGACACTGTGA
- a CDS encoding TetR/AcrR family transcriptional regulator — protein MPEPSPRGYASGRRRRDQVVSAAFTAFGTVGYRQTSMSQIAADCGVSRAGLFHHFPTKESLLEAVLDERDRRHSLRFFEGAPGPGHDGLDHFARLVALTGANATTPGIVSLYAVLSAEATDPAHPAHAYFVRRYENSRRHLTMAFEDLRSRGLLRDSSVDGLRLAEEIIAIMDGLQIQWLLSPTAVDMPGRLRERLTEIIRVELPEVPPTPAAEL, from the coding sequence ATGCCCGAACCCTCTCCGCGCGGCTACGCCAGTGGTCGACGCCGTCGCGATCAGGTCGTCTCCGCGGCCTTCACCGCATTCGGCACCGTCGGTTACCGGCAGACGAGCATGAGCCAGATCGCCGCTGATTGCGGTGTCTCCCGCGCCGGGCTCTTCCACCACTTCCCGACGAAGGAGTCACTCCTCGAGGCCGTCCTCGACGAGCGGGATCGGCGTCATTCGCTGCGTTTCTTCGAAGGTGCCCCAGGCCCGGGCCACGATGGACTCGACCACTTCGCCCGGCTCGTCGCGCTCACCGGCGCCAATGCCACGACCCCGGGGATCGTGAGCTTGTACGCCGTGCTCTCCGCAGAGGCGACCGACCCTGCCCACCCCGCCCACGCCTACTTCGTACGTCGGTACGAGAACTCACGCCGCCATCTCACGATGGCCTTCGAGGACCTTCGCTCCCGCGGTCTGCTGCGAGACTCTTCCGTCGACGGACTCCGCCTGGCGGAGGAGATCATCGCCATCATGGACGGCCTGCAGATCCAGTGGCTGCTCTCCCCGACGGCTGTCGACATGCCCGGCCGCCTGCGCGAGCGCCTGACCGAGATCATCCGCGTCGAACTTCCTGAGGTGCCGCCCACGCCTGCCGCGGAGCTGTGA
- a CDS encoding sugar phosphate isomerase/epimerase family protein, which translates to MTEAALSVQLYSLREALAVDREDTLAHLARLGVRRVEAYGIVEGGVSLAESLARHGLRSPSVHAPLVGAGEDGAATLDEVFDAAVRLGAHTVFEPMVWGEHWRDEDGVRRTADRLNRAAAAAASRGLRVGYHNHSQEFHHSIDGRSAYEFFVSLLRADVVLELDAYWAAVGRQDVPALVTRLGGRLRALHVKDGATGVDPFLPDSPQGDLGQVPAGQGEVPLTAALLAATSLELAVLEFDEYDGDLFEGLAAGVSFLAEAGIR; encoded by the coding sequence ATGACCGAAGCCGCACTGTCCGTTCAGCTGTACTCGCTGCGCGAGGCGCTGGCCGTCGATCGGGAGGACACGTTGGCGCACCTCGCCCGGCTCGGAGTGCGTCGCGTCGAGGCCTACGGCATCGTGGAAGGGGGAGTGTCGCTGGCGGAATCCCTCGCGCGCCACGGCCTGCGCAGCCCGAGCGTTCACGCTCCGCTCGTGGGTGCCGGAGAGGACGGCGCAGCGACGCTGGACGAGGTGTTCGACGCGGCTGTCCGTCTCGGAGCGCATACGGTCTTCGAGCCCATGGTGTGGGGTGAGCACTGGCGCGACGAGGATGGCGTGCGCCGCACGGCCGATCGGCTGAACCGGGCGGCGGCCGCGGCCGCATCCCGTGGCCTGCGGGTCGGCTACCACAATCACTCGCAGGAGTTCCACCACTCGATCGATGGTCGGAGCGCTTACGAGTTCTTCGTCTCGCTTCTGCGCGCGGATGTCGTCCTGGAACTCGACGCCTATTGGGCCGCCGTCGGACGGCAGGACGTGCCCGCGCTCGTGACACGCCTCGGAGGGCGTCTGCGAGCGCTGCACGTCAAGGACGGCGCCACCGGGGTCGACCCCTTCCTTCCCGACTCGCCGCAGGGTGATCTGGGACAGGTCCCTGCGGGGCAGGGGGAGGTGCCGTTGACCGCAGCGCTTCTGGCGGCGACCTCGCTCGAGCTCGCCGTGCTCGAGTTCGACGAGTACGACGGCGATCTGTTCGAGGGACTCGCGGCAGGCGTCTCCTTTCTCGCCGAGGCGGGCATCCGATGA